GGTTTTAGCGATATCACGGTATTACACAGTTTCCTGTTTACCAAACTCCGCACCGCCAGTTTGCATGCACCCATGGCCAATGCTTTTAACGACGGCGGCGCCCATGATGAATATGTACAAAGCCTGCGCAAAGCCCTTACGGGAAAGAAAGCCAACTATACCTGTGCCGTACATGCTTGCAATAAACCAGGCAAAGCCACAGGACAATTGGTGGGTGGCAATTTGAGTTTAATTGCCCATCAAATTGGTACGCCAAGCGATGTGGATACCAAAGGAAAAATCCTGTTTCTGGAAGATGTGGGCGAATACCTCTACAATGTAGACCGCATGCTGCTGCAATTAGACAGAGCCGGTAAACTCAAAGGTTTGGCAGGTTTAATCATTGGTGGCTTTACCGACAACAAAGACACCACTACGCCCTTTGGCAATACCATTGATGAAATCATTGCGCATCGCATTGCTGCTTATAACTTCCCTGTTTGCTTTGGCTTCCCCGTAAGCCACGAAAAAGAAAATGTTGCCCTGAAAGTAGGTGCAACATTTTCATTACAAGTAGGTAAACAAAAAGTAATGTTGAAGGAGTTGTGAAGAGGTTGATTGGTAGATTGGTTAATTAGTGGATTGGTTAATTGATGGATTAGGATAGTTGTCAAATATGTATAAGCATCTACCAACCACCAACCACCAACTATCAACTACCATCAAAACCGATAGCTTACAGCATTAATATTCATGCCGGCGCCTACGCTGGCAAACATCACCACATCGCCGCTGTGCAGGCTGTGGCCTTCTTGTGCCCCACTCACTACGGAGTGATACAAAGTAGGCACTGTGGCCACAGAGCTGTTGCCGAGTAAGTGAATGTTCATAGGCATGATGCTCGCAGGTACTTCTTTCTTGTCGTACAAGCGGAACATGCGTTTGATGATGCCTTCATCCATTTTTTCATTGGCCTGATGAATGAAGACTTTCTTCAACGCATCAATGCCCACACCACTTTTATCCAAACAATCCTTCATGGCCTGCGGCACATGCTGCATGGCATACTCATACACTTTTCGGCCCTTCATTTTGATGTAGCGAACACGAGGATCGCTGCCGGGAAAATTAGATTTGCCGAGGTATAAATAATAGGCTTCGTCGGTGCAATGGGAGGCCACGCTGGCACTCAGTATACCAGGGCCGGTGGCTTCATCTACTTCTTGGTATTCCAGCACACAAGCACCCGCACCATCGCTGAATATCATGCTGTCGCGGTCGTACACATCCACCACCCTGCTAAGGGTTTCGGTACCAATAATCAATGCTTTTTAGCCATGCCTGCTTTGAAAAAAGCATCGGCCTGAATAACTCCCTGAATCCAGCCGGGGCAACCAAACAATAAGTCGTATGCCACACAGGCAGAATTCTGAATGCCGAGGCTGTGCTTTACCCTGCTGGCAATAGCAGGCAACACATCTGTTTGAATAGTATGCTTGAGTACGTTGCCAAAATTGTGGGCAACAATAATCTGATCTAACGTTTCCGGATTGATGCCACTGTTTTCAATGGCCTGCCTGGCCGCCAGCACCGCCATGTCGGCGCAGTTCATGTCTTCATTTACATACCGGCGTTCTGCAATGCCCGTTATCTCCTGAAACTTCTGCACAATTTCTGTGGGCGAAGTGGTAATGCGCTGGTGATGCTCGTCGTAAAAATTGTGGACTGTGAAATCAATATTCTTTTTAACAACAGGAGGAATAAATGCTCCTGTACCTGTAATAACCGAGCGGAATGTGTTCATATAGCGTATGCAGCATTATTGCTGTTGCGCTAAAGCTAAATGAAAATGATTACTCAGACATATTCTGTTTGGATTGCATTTTATCAGCCATCAACATTGCGTCAAAAATCACAGCAGCAGCATCGTCATCCTACCGTTTTCTGGCTGCAGCAATGGGTGCGTATGGTCCGTATTTATGTGCCTTTTCATCAAAGCCATCGGCATACGGACCAAAGGCAAAATCAATTGGCTTTTTATCGATATGCGGCCAATCGTGGGTTTGGTCTTTGTGCGGTCTTGGCTGGCTGTTCACAAAGGCAGCTACATCCCAGGCTTCTTCATTGCTTAGCGTAGGTTTGCTATGACTGGCCATATTAAAAGGCATATTGGCTTTTACATAGCCTGCAAAATTGGACAAGCGAAACAAGCCGGCCCCATCGTTGTAACTATGCGGTCCCCAGAGTGGTGGATACACTAACTTATCGCCATCCATCATGCCTTCGCCATTGGCGCCATGGCAGCTTTTGCATTGATTGATGTAAACCGTTTCTCCTTTCACCGGATCGGCAGCACGGTTGAGATACGGCAACTTTTCAATACCGCTTCCCTTGGGCTGCTCTCCTTTCGCTACATCTTTTCCCAACCATTTGATGTAAGCAAAAATGGCTGCATACTCACGGCTGTTGCTATCAGGTGCGGTGCCGTTTAAACTGCGTTCAAAACAATCACTCACTCTTTTGTAAATGCTTTCGTACATGCCGCTTCGCTCCCTGAATTTGGGATACATGCTGTACACGGCGGAATAATTATTACCCCATGCCTTTCTGCCGCCATCAAGATGACAGTTCTGGCAATTCATGCCATTGCTGATTTGTGCCACCGTGCCTTTAGGGCCTAAATATTGGGCGGTATTTTTAATCAGCTCTGCTCCATATACAATTAGTTCCCGCTCGGGTCCTGTCGTTGTTCTATCAATATACAAACTGGGTGCCTGCCATACACTGTCTGTTGTAGCTACTGTCATCGGGGTAGCTTCCTCATAGGGTTGAAGTGACTTGACAGCCACTACAATGAGCAACAGCAAAAAAATACCGAACACCGGCCAGTCTGACTTGAATTTTGAAAACAACATGCGGGCAACGCTTGAATACTGTAATGGAAATGTACGACGCAAAATGGCGTAAACAGCCGAAGCGGGCTGTGATAATGGTCACCTGCTATCACATGGTTACATTCAAGAAACGTGATATTAGTACAATCGTTAAGTTGATTGTTATTTTAAAATGTCCCTAAATTGACCATTCAATCAAAAATGGTATTGGTCAACTACAATCCTTTGTCAATGAAAATCAAACACACAACACTACCTCTTGCTTACCTGCTTATTTTATCAGTATTTTCCTGTACTAGTATTTCAAAAGTCAGGTCTGGAAAACAGCAATACAAAGACATTTACGTCAACCAGTTTAAACTGGTATACATCAAACAGCTTCTGAAAAAAAGCTATAATCATTCGTTTGAGATTAATGCCATCATCAATGCTGATCATAGTGGTTTTACAGAATCCATTTTGCATGATGGCGACTTTGAATTCATAGATAGCTTGACCAATTTGGACAACACTTATATGATTGCAGATTCGATAGAAGGAAGAAACCGTGCAGAAGGTGCTCAAGGTAAAAGACCATTGCAATTCTTCATTGACATTCTTTCCTCTAAAACACTGGATCAGCTAGCAAAGCGGCGAATGAAATTGAATCCTGTTCCCGAAGCATGGAAATTGTAAATTTTAATTTCCAAAATTCAATCTACAGTTTAAAAGAAAATCTGTCGTTCATCAATCAAACCTATTGAAACACATCAAACTACCATGCCGACACTTAGGCTCTAAAATTTTCGCTAATTACCGTAACTGCAGCTGAAACCGATACAGCAAAGCCGGCAATTGAAAACCCTTTTTACCAAAAGCTTCTGTAGCCAGCCAACCACAAACTACCAACCCCTACCTGCCAACAACTATCCAATCCTGCCACTTCGGCCACTTCCGGCCAGCACCTTTGCAAATAATTTTTCCCTGCACTAACCTTGTGTTGTCAACAGCACTACAACAGCTGCCGACAACACAACACCGGATGATCATCAGCTCCATAGGAGTCACACTCCACACACACTTTTTATCACCCGTTGCAGCACATACACTGCAACACAAACTCACACAACCATGGCCAAACAAAAAGGCATCATCCCCATCGAAGGTACCCTCGGCAACATTACCTTCTACCGTAGCAAAGAAGGCTACCTCATCCGCGAAAAAGGCGGCGTCTCCAAATCCCGCATCAGCACAGACCCCGCCTTTCAGCGCACCCGTGAAAACGGCGCCGAATTCGGCCGGGCAGGCACCAGCGGCAAACTCATCCGCACCGCCTTCCGCGAAATGCTCCTTAACGTGTCCGACAGCAAAATGGTCAGCCGCCTCACCCAGGTGCTCATGCAGGTCATCAAAGCCGACACCGTCAGCGAACGGGGGCTACGCAAAGTCAACGGCCCCAACCTCATCTTCCTCAAGGGCTTCGACTTCAACGTAAACGGCAAACTCGCCACCACCCTTTTCGCTCCCTACTCAGCCGACATCAACCGCAGCAGTGGCCAACTCGAAATCACCATTCCGCCATTCTCCGCAGCCAACATGATTGCGGCACCGGCGGGTGCCACCCACTTCCGGCTCATCGCCGGTGGCGCCGCCATCGATTTCGAAGGCAACACCTACGACGCCGCCAACACAGGTACCACCCACCTGCCCCTGAGCGGTACCGATACGGCCGAAATCACCCTCAACTGTACCATCACCGCAGCCAGCACCAAACCACTGCTGCTGCTCTTCGGGCTGGAGTTCTACCAAATGGTCAACGACGCTCATTACAGCCTCAAAAACGGGGCCTTCAACTGCCTCAGCGTTATTGACATCAGCGGCGAATAATCCGCCGTCAACCCCACTTGTTCATCACACCCTTTCTCACACACACCAAAAACCACACACCATGAAACAAGTCATGCGCAGAATGCGCAAACCCACCCCGCCTTTCTTCAAAAAGCTCCGCAACATCGGGCTCGTAGTAGCAGGCATCGCCGGTGCCATCGCCACCGCTCCCATTGCACTGCCCGCTGCAGTCACCAGCATCGCCGGCTACTTCACCGTCGCCGGCAGCATTGCCTCAGCCGTCAGCCAGCTCACTACCCGCGAAGAAAGCCACCCACAACCTTCAAATACCATTGAAGATGTGGAATGATGCCAAACCGCATGTGCACGATGCACAAAACCTGTCGGGCACCATCGTCGGTACCCTCGTCGCCATCCTCATCAACATTCCCGCCAAAGACCTCGCCTATACTGCCGCCATGGCCGCAGTAGGCGCCTGCACCAGCTTCCTGGCCTCCTGTTTGTTGAAATGGCTCACCCGGCGCATCGAACAATGGATCCGGCAAAACAAAACACCCCCTGCATAAACCACATGCCCGCATCAACCCCAAAACCCGGCTCCGGCCGGGTTTTTATTTGCCCTACCTTGTTTCTTATCCCACGAAACAACTACCAACCATCAACTACCAACCATCAACTACCAACCACCAACCACCTCCCATCCAACCCCAAACTAAAAACCAAAAACTAAAAACCTACCAACCTGCCAACCTCCCAACAACAACCCTTTACCCCACCAACACGCCCCTCACATCCTCCTCCGCCAATCCCGTATACATACAAAACTCCCGCACCGTCACCAACGCATTCCGCCGCTTCCCATAATGCCGCCGCACTGCCTCCAGCAGCCGCCGGGCACTCCGCTCCTTCTTCCCCGTTATCAACTGAATGTCCTTGGCATAAATCACCACCCGTAAGGGCATACGATGTCCTTGCTTTTGCATAGCATTTGTTTTGGTGAAACAATACTGCACACACCACCACAACTACTGCACACACCGGCATACACCAGCCGCAGCAGCCCCGGCAGCAGCACCAACCAGCCATAAAAGGTTATAGGGATTTGTTCTTTCGCCAACAGCAAACCAGCCAGATCGCTTTGGCATAATGTCACGCCTGCAACACGCAAATGCGTATATACTGTTGCTACATCTGCAACCGCATTCTTACCCAGGCAAGATTCGCCCTTGCCACCGGCACCTTACTGCCATCTGTCAACACCAGCAGCAACTGCCCGTCTTCTTTCTGTATGCTGCTCACATGCGCTTCATTCACCAGATAGGATTGATGACAACGCATAAAACCAGATGTTTCCAACTGCTGCTGAAGCTCCCGCAGCTCCTTGTTCACCATCAACCGGTCGCCGTTTTGTAAATACACCTGCGCACCGGCATGGCGGGTACAACAATACGTAATCTGTGCTATCGGCACCCTTCGATAACTCGTCCGCTCAGGCAAAGTGATGGTTTTAGACGCCCTTTGCAACTCTTGTACAATGGTCGACAAATCCCGCCACACAGGCTGCGCAGCATACAACGCATGCAACTCCCTGGCCCGCTGCAAGGCCACCGCCAGTGCCTGACACTGCAATGGCTTCAACAGGTAATCCACAGCCGCAATCCTGAACGCCCGGATAGCATATGCATCATGTGCCGTAATGAAAATAACCTGGCACCTGAAATCACCAAGTGCCTCCAGCAAATCGAATGCGGTATCCTGCCCCAGTTTAATGTCCAGCAACAATAAATCAGGACGGTAAGCGGATATCAGCTCCAAAGCAGTAGATACCGAATCCGCTTCGCCCAACAATTGCAACCAGCCAAAATGCTGCTCCAGCAACTGCCGCAAATAAGCACGGGCATGCGGTTCATCATCTACAAGAATGACTCGCATAAGCAATGGGTTAATACGTGAGTAAATAATCAATCTTCCAGCCAGTCAGCCAGGCGAATCCTCGCCACCGTTTCATTCCCCTCTCTTAATAAATCAAATCGGATGATGGTTCCCGGGCCTATCAGGCGCCGCAGCTGCTCCAGTCGCTCCCGGGTCAGTCTCAACCCCATACCCGTTCCGGCATACACCGGCTGCTTGCTGCAATCCAAATCCGTTATCCCGCACCTCAATCACCAGGTCCTCCCCCCTCCCGCAGGTAAGCAATCTTCACCCATCCTTTTTCCCGCATGCCCGACAAACCATGCCTGATAGCATTCTCCACCAGCGGTTGCACCAGCATGGCAGGCAATTGCACAACCTCAGCATCCAGCCCCTCATCCTTTTCAATGGTATACATAAAGCCAAACCGCAATTGCTCCAGCTGGCAATACCGGTCCAGCATGCACAACTCCTGCGACAATGTAAACGGTTTGTCGCCTTTACTGTGTTCTATCGTTTGTCGCAACAGCTCCCCAAATTGCGCCAGATAAATATTGGCTTCCCGATATTGCTGAGCCCCCACCAATCCGGCAATAGAACTAAGGGCATTGTATAAAAAATGAGGATTCAGCTGCAGCTGTAATCGATGCAACTGTTCCTGCATCACCGCTTTTGCAGTCGCCTCTTTGCGCATCTTTTTC
The Phnomibacter ginsenosidimutans genome window above contains:
- a CDS encoding S66 peptidase family protein, translating into MAKAIITPPYLRKGATVGIVCPAGYMPAAKTLTCQQTLQSWGFQVKLGKTVGHQHFYFSGTDEERLQDLQAMMDDPTVDAILCGRGGYGTSRIIDQLNWKKFRQHPKWIIGFSDITVLHSFLFTKLRTASLHAPMANAFNDGGAHDEYVQSLRKALTGKKANYTCAVHACNKPGKATGQLVGGNLSLIAHQIGTPSDVDTKGKILFLEDVGEYLYNVDRMLLQLDRAGKLKGLAGLIIGGFTDNKDTTTPFGNTIDEIIAHRIAAYNFPVCFGFPVSHEKENVALKVGATFSLQVGKQKVMLKEL
- a CDS encoding 3-oxoacyl-ACP synthase III family protein, with protein sequence MIIGTETLSRVVDVYDRDSMIFSDGAGACVLEYQEVDEATGPGILSASVASHCTDEAYYLYLGKSNFPGSDPRVRYIKMKGRKVYEYAMQHVPQAMKDCLDKSGVGIDALKKVFIHQANEKMDEGIIKRMFRLYDKKEVPASIMPMNIHLLGNSSVATVPTLYHSVVSGAQEGHSLHSGDVVMFASVGAGMNINAVSYRF
- a CDS encoding 3-oxoacyl-ACP synthase III family protein gives rise to the protein MNTFRSVITGTGAFIPPVVKKNIDFTVHNFYDEHHQRITTSPTEIVQKFQEITGIAERRYVNEDMNCADMAVLAARQAIENSGINPETLDQIIVAHNFGNVLKHTIQTDVLPAIASRVKHSLGIQNSACVAYDLLFGCPGWIQGVIQADAFFKAGMAKKH
- a CDS encoding c-type cytochrome — encoded protein: MTVATTDSVWQAPSLYIDRTTTGPERELIVYGAELIKNTAQYLGPKGTVAQISNGMNCQNCHLDGGRKAWGNNYSAVYSMYPKFRERSGMYESIYKRVSDCFERSLNGTAPDSNSREYAAIFAYIKWLGKDVAKGEQPKGSGIEKLPYLNRAADPVKGETVYINQCKSCHGANGEGMMDGDKLVYPPLWGPHSYNDGAGLFRLSNFAGYVKANMPFNMASHSKPTLSNEEAWDVAAFVNSQPRPHKDQTHDWPHIDKKPIDFAFGPYADGFDEKAHKYGPYAPIAAARKR
- a CDS encoding LytR/AlgR family response regulator transcription factor, with product MRVILVDDEPHARAYLRQLLEQHFGWLQLLGEADSVSTALELISAYRPDLLLLDIKLGQDTAFDLLEALGDFRCQVIFITAHDAYAIRAFRIAAVDYLLKPLQCQALAVALQRARELHALYAAQPVWRDLSTIVQELQRASKTITLPERTSYRRVPIAQITYCCTRHAGAQVYLQNGDRLMVNKELRELQQQLETSGFMRCHQSYLVNEAHVSSIQKEDGQLLLVLTDGSKVPVARANLAWVRMRLQM